Proteins co-encoded in one Papaver somniferum cultivar HN1 chromosome 5, ASM357369v1, whole genome shotgun sequence genomic window:
- the LOC113278445 gene encoding uncharacterized protein LOC113278445 — protein METTVLCELGLLENFKISVYDIINQTLLNEEENEKMWRICTVVECKDRDWKKMVGEIEDILNTHDDVKCNSTYNFAFVNSFEPEMKIVVSGFVTVSKLRTPRFEDYMEVRRKVLSEIDEIRIKHGGSKEESALGDRVKLIRRD, from the exons ATGGAAACTACTGTACTATGTGAACTTGGTTTATTAGAGAATTTTAAAATCAGTGTTTATGACATTATCAATCAGACCTTACTCAATGAGGAGGAGAACGAAAAAATGTGGAGGATTTGTACCGTAGTGGAGTGCAAGGACAGGGATTGGAAGAAGATGGTGGGGGAGATAGAAGATATTCTAAACACTCACGATGATGTGAAATGCAATTCTACGTATAACTTTGCTTTTGTGAATTCatttgaacctgagatgaag ATTGTAGTGAGCGGTTTTGTTACAGTCTCCAAATTAAGGACACCTCGCTTCGAGGACTACATGGAAGTAAGGAGGAAAGTTCTGTCGGAGATTGATGAAATCCGAATCAAACATGGAGGAAGTAAGGAGGAAAGTGCTCTTGGTGATCGGGTAAAATTAATCCGTAGAGATTAA